Genomic DNA from Pelosinus sp. UFO1:
CAAATTCCACATTTTGTAAGAGTATTCTTGTATCGTTCTATCGCTGGAGAATATGCCCGAGTGAGCAATATTATGAAGGCACATTGATTGCCACTGTTCCTGATTATGGTACTTAGCATCAAGCAATCGTTGGGCCTCTGCATAAGCAGAAAAATCTTTTAGCACAAAGAACTCATCATTATTACGTAGCAAATAATCATACAGAGGTCTAAATTCTTCTTTTTCATCATGTAGGAAGCCATTTACCAATTGCTCCATTACTTTCTTTACCCGCCCGTCCTGATTATATATATCCCACGCATTATATCCTCCATGGGCATAATAAGCTAATGCTTGCTCTGCTGTAAGGCCAAAAATAATGATATTGTCTGGACCTACGGCTTCCTCTATTTCAATATTAGCACCATCTAACGTTCCAATTGTGACAGCTCCATTCATCATAAATTTCATATTCCCTGTACCAGAAGCTTCCTTACTAGCTGTTGAAATTTGCTCGCTAACATCCGCAGCTGGAAAGATTATCTCACCAATTGATACACCGTAGTTCTCTATAAAGACTACTTTTAATTTATCTTGGATTGTCTTATCATTATTAATGATTACCCCAAGGCTATTAATTAACTTTATCGTTTGCTTTGCAATATAATATCCTGGAGCCGCCTTGCCGGCAAAAATAAATGTCCTTGGCATTATATCAAGATTAGGATTTTCTTTTAACTGGTTATATAAATGCATAATATGCAACACATTTAGTATCTGACGTTTATATGCATGAATACGCTTAATTTGCACATCAAAGATAGATTGAGTATTTATCGTTATATTATATTTTGCTTGAATAATCTGGGCTAATTTCTCCTTATTCTGCAGCTTTATATCCGCCAATTGCTCTTTAAAAGCAACATCTTGATCAAATCTTCTTAGAAGCAGTAGTTCACTTGGATTGGCAATCCAATTCTCGCCAATTGATTGATTTATTAATTCTGCCAAGGTTGCATTGGCCTTTAATAGCCAACGCCGATGGGTGATACCATTTGTTTTATTATTAAACTTACGGGGATCATATTCATAAAACTTATGCATTATATATTTTTGCAAAATTTGAGTATGTAACTTGGCTACGCCATTTACGCTGTAACTGCCCACTACTGCCAAACGGGCCATGTGCACCAACCCATAGGAAATAATCGCCATATCTCCAATATAACCCCATCGCCCCGGATAAAGATCCCATAGTTCTTGACAAAATCTCTTATTTATTTCCTCGATTATCATATAAATACGTGGTAATAAGGATTTAAATAGTTCTACTGGCCATGTTTCCAGTGCCTCAGGCATAACGGTATGGTTGGTATAAGATATTGTTCTCGTTGTAATTCGCCATGCTTCATCCCATTCAAGCCCTTCTACATCGATTAGAATGCGCATTAATTCAGGTACCGCTAGGGCTGGATGAGTGTCATTAATATGAACCCCAATCTTTTCAGGGAAAGAATAAAAACTCCAATACGTCCGTTTAAAACGACGAATGATGCTTTGCAAACCCGCCGAGACAAAAAAGTACTCCTGTTTTAATCGTAATAAGCGCCCCTCTACAAAAGTATCATCCGGATACAGGTATTTGGAA
This window encodes:
- a CDS encoding glycogen/starch/alpha-glucan phosphorylase, producing MNKESFKKLYCAKLQALHGESIDETSTHDQYVALGSLLRDYISPNWIKTNRQYRFRGEKQLYYFSIEFLLGKLLEMNLINMGLREVCETGLAELGINLNTLLDEEPDAGLGNGGLGRLAACFLDSMAALGFPGHGCGIRYTYGLFEQKIVENYQVELPDNWLNDGYIWEYRKPDKSVEVKFGGQVVIREDADGRIHYVQENVEVVLAVPYDVPMVGYHVNTVNTLRLWSAELAQSDVNLTSCNREEYIKALEYKNSVERISKYLYPDDTFVEGRLLRLKQEYFFVSAGLQSIIRRFKRTYWSFYSFPEKIGVHINDTHPALAVPELMRILIDVEGLEWDEAWRITTRTISYTNHTVMPEALETWPVELFKSLLPRIYMIIEEINKRFCQELWDLYPGRWGYIGDMAIISYGLVHMARLAVVGSYSVNGVAKLHTQILQKYIMHKFYEYDPRKFNNKTNGITHRRWLLKANATLAELINQSIGENWIANPSELLLLRRFDQDVAFKEQLADIKLQNKEKLAQIIQAKYNITINTQSIFDVQIKRIHAYKRQILNVLHIMHLYNQLKENPNLDIMPRTFIFAGKAAPGYYIAKQTIKLINSLGVIINNDKTIQDKLKVVFIENYGVSIGEIIFPAADVSEQISTASKEASGTGNMKFMMNGAVTIGTLDGANIEIEEAVGPDNIIIFGLTAEQALAYYAHGGYNAWDIYNQDGRVKKVMEQLVNGFLHDEKEEFRPLYDYLLRNNDEFFVLKDFSAYAEAQRLLDAKYHNQEQWQSMCLHNIAHSGIFSSDRTIQEYSYKMWNLKKSHIKG